The following are encoded together in the Primulina tabacum isolate GXHZ01 chromosome 18, ASM2559414v2, whole genome shotgun sequence genome:
- the LOC142533575 gene encoding 5'-3' exoribonuclease 3-like isoform X5 gives MAIDGVAPRAKMNQQRARRFRTAKDAADEASITDKLRGSCTKEGTSRGTEGLDSNVITPGTEFMELLSSALRYYINLRMNHDPGWQGIEVILSDASVPVEGEHKIMSYIRLQRNIPGFDPNTRHCLYGLDADLIMLGLAAHEVHFSILREVSRKHKDPKRKNKAEVHNLKQRAGPYRQLESHLARQKFQLFNLWILREGLAEHLKIPNPRVKVDTERLVDDFVLMCVFVGNDFIPHVPSLDISEGAISLLMRVYRKEFIRMGGYLTDSFEVNLERLEHFLQVIASREVSTFRMRRKKQRTSEMGDGTGLVPDNVSVEGHNPENHSSEKESVISSNHVASEARILDKVKLGEVGWKERYYNEKFEVQTAEDRESVTKHAVLKYVEGISWVMHYYYEGVCSWQWFYPYHYAPFASDFRSLGQLKIHFSLGKPFKPFSQLMGVLPAASGQALPLFYRKLMIDPSSPILDFYPTDFELELNVGKPAWQAICKLPFIDECRLLNEISKVQHTLTDEEKWRNTLGLDRLFVHESHPLAAKISAFSERNKNNPKLNKVKVKRKINPKSSSGMNGYIYLCNKPICPAEISSPFCDMEMIMKNRVISVFYKFPTFHPHIARLPEGVTMPEMSISRHELLLPSFIRRKRKAIDHRRFARRPSPPPPPLEGRSTVAISAQPLDAESALASSHPFVAGPSPSNVLSRPLPPTPPLRATVRPMMAISYQYLVAESASASSQTSVAVSSRADAHSLVAGSSSASTHGDSRKPKRSRSQKRRAQRKRRKLNAIASQQIICPV, from the exons ATGGCAATTG ATGGTGTGGCACCGAGGGCCAAGATGAATCAGCAGCGTGCTAGACGATTCAGAACCGCTAAAGATGCGGCTGATGAG GCCTCAATAACGGATAAACTGAGAGGTAGCTGCACAAAGGAAGGTACATCTCGGGGAACTGAAGGTTTAGATTCAAATGTAATTACCCCTGGGACTGAATTTATGGAATTACTGTCATCTGCTCTTCGGTATTATATAAATTTGAGGATGAACCATGATCCAGGTTGGCAAGGGATCGAG GTGATCCTTTCTGATGCCAGTGTCCCTGTTGAGGGAGAGCATAAAATTATGTCTTACATTCGGCTGCAAAGAAATATTCCAGGATTCGATCCAAACACACGACATTGTTTATATGGACTG GATGCAGATTTGATCATGCTTGGTTTGGCTGCCCATGAGGTTCACTTCTCTATTCTAAGAGAG GTTTCTAGAAAACACAAAGATCCCAAGAGGAAAAATAAAGCAGAAGTTCATAACCTGAAGCAACGTGCTGGTCCGTATCGACAACTGGAATCCCATTTAGCGAGACAAAAATTCCAG TTATTCAATTTGTGGATACTGAGGGAAGGATTGGCAGAACACCTGAAAATACCAAATCCAAGAGTTAAAGTAGATACCGAGCGATTAGTAGATGATTTCGTTCTCATGTGTGTATTTGTCGGAAATGACTTTATACCTCATGTGCCATCATTAGATATATCAGAG GGAGCTATCAGCTTGCTTATGCGTGTCTACAGAAAAGAGTTTATTCGGATGGGTGGTTACCTTACTGATTCTTTTGAG GTAAATTTGGAAAGATTGGAACACTTTTTACAAGTTATCGCTTCACGTGAGGTTTCAACTTTTAGGATGCGGAGGAAG aAGCAAAGAACATCAGAAATGGGCGATGGGACTGGACTCGTCCCTGATAACGTGAGTGTGGAGGGACACAATCCGGAAAAT CATTCCAGTGAGAAAGAGAGTGTCATTTCCTCCAATCATGTGGCGTCTGAAGCTAGGATCCTGGACAAG GTTAAATTAGGAGAAGTTGGTTGGAAGGAGAGATACTACAATGAAAAATTTGAGGTTCAAACAGCTGAAGACCGTGAGAGTGTTACTAAACATGCT GTCTTGAAATATGTTGAAGGGATCAGTTGGgttatgcattattattatgAAGGTGTATGCTCCTGGCAATG GTTTTATCCCTATCATTATGCTCCATTTGCTTCTGATTTTCGTAGTCTTGGCCAGCTCAAAATCCATTTTTCCCTGGGAAAACCCTTTAAACCTTTCAGCCAATTAATGGGTGTGCTCCCTGCTGCCAG CGGACAAGCACTTCCATTGTTCTACAGGAAATTAATGATTGATCCATCATCCCCTATTTTGGATTTTTATCCTACTG ATTTTGAGCTCGAATTGAACGTGGGGAAGCCAGCTTGGCAG GCTATTTGTAAGCTACCTTTTATTGATGAATGCCGGCTTCTTAACGAAATTTCAAAAGTGCAACATACATTGACG GATGAAGAGAAGTGGAGGAACACTTTGGGCCTTGATAGACTTTTTGTTCATGAGTCACATCCCTTAGCGGCAAAAATATCTGCCTTCTCGGAGCGGAACAAAAATAATCCGAAGTTGAATAAAGTAAAAGTGAAGAGGAAAATTAATCCTAAATCCAG TAGTGGAATGAACGGTTATATCTACCTCTGCAATAAGCCCATTTGTCCCGCTGAAATCTCTTCCCCTTTCTGTGACATGGAGatgatcatgaaaaatagaGTGAT ATCGGTCTTCTACAAGTTTCCAACTTTTCATCCTCACATCGCGAGACTACCAGAAGGAGTGACCATGCCTGAAATG TCTATTAGCAGGCATGAATTGCTACTTCCAAGTTTCATTAGGCGCAAGAGAAAGGCTATTGATCACCGCAGGTTTGCCAGAAG GCCCTCGCCACCCCCTCCTCCTTTGGAAGGACGATCTACAGTAGCAATATCGGCCCAACCCTTAGATGCTGAATCTGCTTTAGCCAGCTCTCATCCCTTCGTTGCTGGCCCCTCCCCCTCCAACGTCCTATCCAGGCCCTTACCACCCACTCCTCCCTTACGAGCCACAGTACGACCTATGATGGCAATATCTTATCAATACTTAGTTGCCGAATCTGCCTCCGCCAGCTCTCAGACCTCAGTAGCTGTATCCTCCCGAGCCGATGCACATTCTTTAGTTGCTGGATCATCCTCGGCCAGCACCCATGGAGACAGTCGAAAACCCAAAAGAAGTAGATCTCAAAAGAGGAGGGCCCAACGTAAAAGGAGAAAATTGAATGCCATTGCATCACAGCAAATTATATGTCCCGTGTGA
- the LOC142533575 gene encoding 5'-3' exoribonuclease 3-like isoform X6 codes for MNQQRARRFRTAKDAADEASITDKLRGSCTKEGTSRGTEGLDSNVITPGTEFMELLSSALRYYINLRMNHDPGWQGIEVILSDASVPVEGEHKIMSYIRLQRNIPGFDPNTRHCLYGLDADLIMLGLAAHEVHFSILREVSRKHKDPKRKNKAEVHNLKQRAGPYRQLESHLARQKFQLFNLWILREGLAEHLKIPNPRVKVDTERLVDDFVLMCVFVGNDFIPHVPSLDISEGAISLLMRVYRKEFIRMGGYLTDSFEVNLERLEHFLQVIASREVSTFRMRRKKQRTSEMGDGTGLVPDNVSVEGHNPENHSSEKESVISSNHVASEARILDKVKLGEVGWKERYYNEKFEVQTAEDRESVTKHAVLKYVEGISWVMHYYYEGVCSWQWFYPYHYAPFASDFRSLGQLKIHFSLGKPFKPFSQLMGVLPAASGQALPLFYRKLMIDPSSPILDFYPTDFELELNVGKPAWQAICKLPFIDECRLLNEISKVQHTLTDEEKWRNTLGLDRLFVHESHPLAAKISAFSERNKNNPKLNKVKVKRKINPKSSSGMNGYIYLCNKPICPAEISSPFCDMEMIMKNRVISVFYKFPTFHPHIARLPEGVTMPEMSISRHELLLPSFIRRKRKAIDHRRFARRPSPPPPPLEGRSTVAISAQPLDAESALASSHPFVAGPSPSNVLSRPLPPTPPLRATVRPMMAISYQYLVAESASASSQTSVAVSSRADAHSLVAGSSSASTHGDSRKPKRSRSQKRRAQRKRRKLNAIASQQIICPV; via the exons ATGAATCAGCAGCGTGCTAGACGATTCAGAACCGCTAAAGATGCGGCTGATGAG GCCTCAATAACGGATAAACTGAGAGGTAGCTGCACAAAGGAAGGTACATCTCGGGGAACTGAAGGTTTAGATTCAAATGTAATTACCCCTGGGACTGAATTTATGGAATTACTGTCATCTGCTCTTCGGTATTATATAAATTTGAGGATGAACCATGATCCAGGTTGGCAAGGGATCGAG GTGATCCTTTCTGATGCCAGTGTCCCTGTTGAGGGAGAGCATAAAATTATGTCTTACATTCGGCTGCAAAGAAATATTCCAGGATTCGATCCAAACACACGACATTGTTTATATGGACTG GATGCAGATTTGATCATGCTTGGTTTGGCTGCCCATGAGGTTCACTTCTCTATTCTAAGAGAG GTTTCTAGAAAACACAAAGATCCCAAGAGGAAAAATAAAGCAGAAGTTCATAACCTGAAGCAACGTGCTGGTCCGTATCGACAACTGGAATCCCATTTAGCGAGACAAAAATTCCAG TTATTCAATTTGTGGATACTGAGGGAAGGATTGGCAGAACACCTGAAAATACCAAATCCAAGAGTTAAAGTAGATACCGAGCGATTAGTAGATGATTTCGTTCTCATGTGTGTATTTGTCGGAAATGACTTTATACCTCATGTGCCATCATTAGATATATCAGAG GGAGCTATCAGCTTGCTTATGCGTGTCTACAGAAAAGAGTTTATTCGGATGGGTGGTTACCTTACTGATTCTTTTGAG GTAAATTTGGAAAGATTGGAACACTTTTTACAAGTTATCGCTTCACGTGAGGTTTCAACTTTTAGGATGCGGAGGAAG aAGCAAAGAACATCAGAAATGGGCGATGGGACTGGACTCGTCCCTGATAACGTGAGTGTGGAGGGACACAATCCGGAAAAT CATTCCAGTGAGAAAGAGAGTGTCATTTCCTCCAATCATGTGGCGTCTGAAGCTAGGATCCTGGACAAG GTTAAATTAGGAGAAGTTGGTTGGAAGGAGAGATACTACAATGAAAAATTTGAGGTTCAAACAGCTGAAGACCGTGAGAGTGTTACTAAACATGCT GTCTTGAAATATGTTGAAGGGATCAGTTGGgttatgcattattattatgAAGGTGTATGCTCCTGGCAATG GTTTTATCCCTATCATTATGCTCCATTTGCTTCTGATTTTCGTAGTCTTGGCCAGCTCAAAATCCATTTTTCCCTGGGAAAACCCTTTAAACCTTTCAGCCAATTAATGGGTGTGCTCCCTGCTGCCAG CGGACAAGCACTTCCATTGTTCTACAGGAAATTAATGATTGATCCATCATCCCCTATTTTGGATTTTTATCCTACTG ATTTTGAGCTCGAATTGAACGTGGGGAAGCCAGCTTGGCAG GCTATTTGTAAGCTACCTTTTATTGATGAATGCCGGCTTCTTAACGAAATTTCAAAAGTGCAACATACATTGACG GATGAAGAGAAGTGGAGGAACACTTTGGGCCTTGATAGACTTTTTGTTCATGAGTCACATCCCTTAGCGGCAAAAATATCTGCCTTCTCGGAGCGGAACAAAAATAATCCGAAGTTGAATAAAGTAAAAGTGAAGAGGAAAATTAATCCTAAATCCAG TAGTGGAATGAACGGTTATATCTACCTCTGCAATAAGCCCATTTGTCCCGCTGAAATCTCTTCCCCTTTCTGTGACATGGAGatgatcatgaaaaatagaGTGAT ATCGGTCTTCTACAAGTTTCCAACTTTTCATCCTCACATCGCGAGACTACCAGAAGGAGTGACCATGCCTGAAATG TCTATTAGCAGGCATGAATTGCTACTTCCAAGTTTCATTAGGCGCAAGAGAAAGGCTATTGATCACCGCAGGTTTGCCAGAAG GCCCTCGCCACCCCCTCCTCCTTTGGAAGGACGATCTACAGTAGCAATATCGGCCCAACCCTTAGATGCTGAATCTGCTTTAGCCAGCTCTCATCCCTTCGTTGCTGGCCCCTCCCCCTCCAACGTCCTATCCAGGCCCTTACCACCCACTCCTCCCTTACGAGCCACAGTACGACCTATGATGGCAATATCTTATCAATACTTAGTTGCCGAATCTGCCTCCGCCAGCTCTCAGACCTCAGTAGCTGTATCCTCCCGAGCCGATGCACATTCTTTAGTTGCTGGATCATCCTCGGCCAGCACCCATGGAGACAGTCGAAAACCCAAAAGAAGTAGATCTCAAAAGAGGAGGGCCCAACGTAAAAGGAGAAAATTGAATGCCATTGCATCACAGCAAATTATATGTCCCGTGTGA